The following proteins are encoded in a genomic region of Mycolicibacterium confluentis:
- a CDS encoding HNH endonuclease signature motif containing protein, producing the protein MFDDDSPDGLLTEIEACHRFETMLIGRRMAAIARLVEHRTAEAEADDPDPGYCIITGLTRTSAEIGAALNLAPKLAQDTVAHAEALDTRLPLVGALLRGGDVDWPTVKLILTRTEHVTATLMPQIDAQMSQKLTTWSSWSRRRVIDTVDAAIHSLDPEAAKERRVHAEAGRHVIIIAKPDGTAQLRGILTAPAAAALDARLSAMGTAVCAADSRTLRQRRADALTALNQDQLLSCDCGQAQCASRTAAHTAAADAAAAAVSRGAGARAGGAATGAAGVPAVRTVINVIASAATVSGDSDQPGYLQGFGIIDAAQVRDLVPTALLRPVSCPTLTTAQAHTYTPSAALARFIKTRDLTCRFPGCDRPAWFADLDHTTPFHHTNPAAGGPTAPWNLGCYCREHHRDKTFLDWTDHQLRDGTIVWTSPTGRTYETTPAGAELFPDLLGPPPAPDLLGPPPAPDLLGPPPAPNPFGPPPPPRRRHPQRDKAARRAQARAQLAAQRPRNAEQRRLNAARRQEIDQRQWRNHVRRMLHLFKGTPSTSPWCTWVNDPPEPETLPPDWKPPPPPPIDDTEEPPF; encoded by the coding sequence CCAGACCCCGGCTACTGCATCATCACCGGCCTGACCCGCACCAGCGCCGAGATCGGCGCCGCCCTGAACCTGGCGCCCAAACTGGCCCAGGACACCGTCGCCCACGCCGAAGCCCTCGACACCCGCCTGCCGCTGGTGGGGGCGCTGCTGCGCGGCGGCGACGTCGACTGGCCCACCGTCAAACTCATCCTGACCCGCACCGAACACGTCACCGCCACCCTGATGCCCCAGATCGACGCCCAGATGAGCCAGAAGCTCACCACCTGGTCGTCGTGGTCGCGGCGAAGGGTCATCGACACCGTCGACGCGGCCATCCACAGCCTGGACCCCGAGGCCGCCAAGGAACGCCGCGTGCACGCCGAGGCCGGGCGCCACGTCATCATCATCGCCAAACCCGACGGCACGGCCCAGTTGCGCGGCATCCTCACCGCCCCGGCCGCTGCAGCACTCGACGCCCGCCTCTCAGCGATGGGCACCGCGGTGTGCGCCGCCGATTCCCGCACGCTGCGGCAGCGCCGCGCCGACGCCCTGACCGCCCTGAACCAAGACCAGCTGCTGAGCTGCGACTGCGGACAGGCCCAATGCGCCAGCCGCACCGCGGCCCACACGGCCGCCGCCGACGCCGCGGCGGCAGCGGTTTCCCGCGGGGCAGGTGCCCGTGCAGGCGGCGCGGCCACCGGTGCCGCGGGGGTGCCGGCGGTGCGCACCGTGATCAACGTCATCGCGTCTGCGGCCACGGTCTCCGGCGACAGTGATCAGCCCGGCTACCTGCAGGGCTTCGGGATCATCGACGCCGCCCAGGTCCGCGACCTGGTGCCGACCGCCCTGCTGCGCCCCGTGTCCTGCCCCACCCTCACCACCGCCCAGGCGCACACCTACACCCCGTCAGCGGCGCTGGCGCGGTTCATCAAGACCCGCGACCTGACCTGCCGCTTCCCCGGCTGTGACCGCCCCGCCTGGTTCGCCGACCTCGACCACACCACCCCGTTCCACCACACCAACCCCGCCGCCGGCGGACCGACCGCGCCCTGGAATCTGGGCTGCTACTGCCGCGAACACCACCGCGACAAAACCTTCCTCGACTGGACCGACCACCAACTGCGGGACGGAACCATCGTGTGGACCTCACCGACGGGCCGGACTTACGAAACCACCCCCGCCGGAGCCGAACTGTTCCCCGACCTGCTCGGCCCACCACCGGCCCCCGACCTGCTCGGCCCACCACCGGCCCCCGACCTGCTCGGCCCACCACCAGCCCCCAACCCCTTCGGCCCACCGCCACCACCACGACGCCGCCACCCCCAACGCGACAAGGCCGCTCGTCGCGCCCAGGCCCGCGCGCAACTGGCCGCCCAACGGCCCCGCAACGCCGAACAACGCCGCCTCAACGCCGCCCGCCGCCAAGAGATCGACCAACGCCAATGGCGCAACCACGTGCGCAGAATGCTGCACCTGTTCAAAGGCACCCCCTCCACCAGCCCCTGGTGCACCTGGGTCAACGACCCACCCGAACCCGAAACCCTGCCCCCCGACTGGAAACCACCACCCCCACCACCCATCGACGACACCGAAGAACCACCGTTCTAG
- a CDS encoding DUF7715 family protein produces MKILVATALTQGTSPRDYHYCVERELVWIQEPCDRDVNDPQGPCGCGRGFAGAASHRATTTAVVVDSAMTRDEVVLAFETSLGDGGWPADWAENVADDNLEIAAQLPVGAIITRDRDRFFLRGALFR; encoded by the coding sequence ATGAAAATCCTTGTCGCAACGGCACTCACGCAGGGCACCAGCCCGCGCGACTACCACTACTGTGTGGAGCGCGAGTTGGTCTGGATCCAGGAACCGTGCGATCGCGACGTCAACGACCCGCAGGGTCCCTGCGGGTGCGGTCGAGGCTTCGCGGGCGCCGCCTCACACCGGGCGACCACCACCGCGGTGGTGGTCGACTCCGCCATGACACGGGACGAGGTGGTGCTGGCTTTCGAGACCAGCCTCGGCGACGGCGGCTGGCCGGCGGACTGGGCCGAGAACGTCGCCGACGACAACCTGGAGATCGCCGCGCAGCTGCCGGTGGGCGCGATCATCACGCGTGACCGCGACCGGTTCTTCCTGCGCGGTGCGCTGTTCCGCTAG
- a CDS encoding MFS transporter, translating into MTRLMTTDTETTTAEVATARRRIQMDHDHPNYKWVVLSNTTLGTLLATINASIVLISLPAIFRGIGLNPLAPGNVGYLLWMLMGYLVVTAVLVVPFGRLGDMLGRVRIYNLGFVIFTLAAIAVSFDPFHMGAGAVWLIAWRVIQGIGGAMLMASSSAILTDAFPANQRGVALGVNMVAAVAGSFLGLLIGGVLSEIHWQAVFWVGVPIGILGTVWSLRSLREIGTRTPGRIDWAGTLTFGVGLTVLLLGITYGIQPYGNASTGWGNPAVLGSIGVGLALLVAFCVIELKVDQPMVDMRLFKSTSFGMGNLAGLMSSVGRGGLQFMLIIWLQGIWLPLHGYTFESTPLWAAIYMLPITVGFLIAGPIAGSLSDRFGARPFTVGGMVMMAVTFVALLLIPVNFDYWVFAVLIFFNGLGGGIFTAPNTAAIMSSVPAAQRGAASGVRATFFNAGSSLSIGIFFSLMIVGLAGTLPGALSSGLQAQGVSAAVAQDVADLPPVGSLFAAFLGYNPVAELLEPSGALHHPGVNVDVLTGQTFFPELITGPFHAGLVVVFGAAAIMMVIGGIASMFNAGRYGTEPSES; encoded by the coding sequence ATGACGAGGCTGATGACGACCGACACCGAGACGACGACTGCCGAGGTCGCGACCGCGCGCCGGCGCATCCAGATGGACCACGACCACCCGAACTACAAGTGGGTCGTGCTGTCCAACACCACCCTGGGCACGCTGCTGGCGACCATCAACGCCTCGATCGTCCTGATCTCGCTGCCAGCCATCTTCCGCGGCATCGGGTTGAACCCGCTGGCGCCGGGCAACGTCGGCTACCTGCTGTGGATGCTGATGGGTTATCTGGTCGTCACGGCCGTGCTCGTGGTCCCGTTCGGCCGCCTCGGCGACATGCTGGGCCGGGTCCGCATCTACAACCTGGGCTTCGTCATCTTCACCCTGGCCGCGATCGCGGTGTCGTTCGACCCGTTCCACATGGGGGCGGGAGCCGTGTGGCTGATCGCGTGGCGCGTGATCCAGGGGATCGGCGGCGCCATGCTGATGGCGTCGTCGTCGGCGATCCTGACCGACGCCTTCCCGGCCAATCAGCGGGGAGTGGCGTTGGGCGTCAACATGGTTGCCGCGGTCGCCGGCTCGTTCCTCGGTCTTCTGATCGGTGGCGTGCTCTCCGAGATCCACTGGCAGGCCGTGTTCTGGGTCGGGGTGCCGATCGGCATCCTCGGCACGGTGTGGAGCCTGAGGTCGCTGCGTGAGATCGGCACGCGCACTCCTGGGCGGATCGACTGGGCGGGCACGCTGACCTTCGGCGTCGGACTGACCGTGCTGCTGCTGGGTATCACCTACGGCATCCAGCCCTACGGCAACGCGTCCACCGGGTGGGGCAATCCCGCGGTGCTCGGTTCGATCGGCGTGGGCCTGGCACTGCTGGTGGCGTTCTGCGTGATCGAGCTCAAGGTCGACCAGCCGATGGTGGACATGCGGTTGTTCAAGTCGACGTCGTTCGGCATGGGCAACCTGGCCGGACTGATGTCCTCGGTGGGCCGCGGCGGGCTGCAGTTCATGCTGATCATCTGGTTGCAGGGCATCTGGTTGCCGCTGCACGGGTACACCTTCGAGTCCACGCCGCTGTGGGCCGCGATCTACATGCTGCCGATCACGGTGGGCTTCCTGATCGCCGGCCCGATCGCCGGATCGCTGTCCGACAGGTTCGGTGCGCGTCCCTTCACCGTGGGTGGCATGGTCATGATGGCCGTGACGTTCGTGGCGCTGCTGCTGATCCCGGTGAACTTCGACTACTGGGTGTTCGCGGTCCTGATCTTCTTCAACGGGTTGGGCGGCGGCATCTTCACCGCACCCAACACCGCCGCGATCATGTCGAGTGTGCCCGCGGCGCAGCGTGGGGCCGCCTCGGGTGTGCGTGCGACGTTCTTCAACGCCGGTTCGTCGTTGTCGATCGGGATCTTCTTCTCGCTGATGATCGTTGGGTTGGCCGGCACGCTGCCGGGCGCGTTGAGCAGTGGTCTTCAGGCTCAAGGTGTTTCGGCCGCCGTGGCGCAGGATGTCGCTGACCTGCCACCCGTCGGCAGTCTGTTCGCGGCCTTCCTGGGCTACAACCCGGTCGCCGAACTGCTCGAACCCTCTGGCGCGCTTCATCATCCGGGGGTCAATGTCGACGTGCTGACCGGGCAGACGTTCTTCCCCGAGTTGATCACCGGACCCTTCCATGCCGGTCTCGTCGTGGTGTTCGGCGCCGCCGCGATCATGATGGTGATCGGTGGAATCGCCTCAATGTTCAATGCTGGCCGTTATGGCACCGAACCCTCGGAAAGCTAG
- the thiC gene encoding phosphomethylpyrimidine synthase ThiC, whose translation MAVPISAVTTGPISGSTKGRRDLPDGSRVPFRRVHLTNGEHLDLYDTSGPYTDPTATIDLTNGLPPRPNVVTDRGTQLQRARAGEITSEMAFIAEREGVPAELVRDEVAAGRAVIPANHNHPEAEPMVIGKAFAVKVNANIGNSAVTSSIAEEVDKMVWATRWGADTIMDLSTGADIHQTREWILRNSPVPVGTVPMYQALEKVGGDPTRLTWEVYRDTVIEQCEQGVDYMTVHAGVLLRHIPLTIERVTGIVSRGGSIMAAWCLAHHTESFLYTHFADLCEILARYDVTFSLGDGLRPGSIADANDAAQFAELRTLGELTKVAKSHGVQVMIEGPGHVPMHKIVENVRLEEELCEEAPFYTLGPLATDIAPAYDHITSAIGAAIIAQAGTAMLCYVTPKEHLGLPNRKDVKDGVIAYRIAAHAADLAKGHPRAQQRDDALSKARFEFRWEDQFNLSLDPDTAREFHDETLPAAPAKTAHFCSMCGPKFCSMRITQDIRDAMAEKSQEFADHGNRVYLPLAESTP comes from the coding sequence ATGGCTGTACCCATTTCCGCCGTGACCACCGGGCCCATCTCGGGCAGCACCAAGGGCAGGCGCGATCTGCCCGACGGGTCGCGCGTGCCGTTCCGCAGAGTGCACCTGACCAACGGCGAGCACCTCGACCTCTACGACACCTCGGGGCCCTACACCGACCCCACCGCGACCATCGACTTGACCAACGGCCTGCCGCCGAGACCGAACGTGGTCACCGACCGCGGCACGCAACTGCAGCGGGCCAGGGCGGGCGAGATCACCAGCGAGATGGCGTTCATCGCCGAACGTGAAGGTGTCCCAGCGGAACTCGTGCGCGACGAGGTCGCTGCGGGCCGCGCGGTCATCCCCGCCAACCACAACCATCCCGAGGCCGAACCGATGGTCATCGGGAAGGCGTTCGCGGTGAAGGTCAACGCCAACATCGGCAATTCCGCGGTGACGTCGTCGATTGCCGAGGAGGTCGACAAGATGGTGTGGGCCACCCGATGGGGTGCCGACACCATCATGGACCTGTCCACGGGTGCCGACATCCATCAGACCCGCGAGTGGATTCTGCGCAACTCCCCCGTCCCGGTCGGCACCGTGCCGATGTACCAGGCGCTGGAGAAGGTCGGCGGCGACCCGACGCGACTGACCTGGGAGGTCTACCGCGACACCGTGATCGAGCAGTGTGAACAGGGCGTCGACTACATGACGGTGCACGCCGGGGTGCTGCTGCGACACATCCCGCTGACCATCGAACGCGTCACCGGGATCGTCAGTCGCGGCGGATCGATCATGGCGGCCTGGTGCCTGGCGCACCACACCGAATCGTTCCTCTACACGCACTTCGCGGACCTCTGCGAGATCCTGGCGCGCTACGACGTGACGTTCTCCCTCGGCGACGGACTGCGTCCGGGTTCCATCGCCGACGCGAACGACGCCGCCCAGTTCGCCGAACTGCGCACCCTGGGCGAGCTCACCAAGGTCGCGAAAAGCCATGGCGTGCAGGTGATGATCGAGGGGCCCGGCCACGTGCCGATGCACAAGATCGTCGAGAACGTCCGCCTCGAGGAGGAACTCTGCGAGGAGGCCCCGTTCTACACGCTGGGCCCGTTGGCGACTGACATCGCGCCCGCCTACGACCACATCACCTCGGCGATCGGCGCGGCCATCATCGCCCAGGCCGGCACCGCGATGCTCTGTTACGTCACCCCCAAGGAGCATCTTGGCCTGCCCAACCGCAAGGACGTCAAGGACGGCGTGATCGCCTACCGGATCGCGGCCCACGCGGCCGATCTGGCCAAGGGCCACCCGCGGGCCCAGCAACGCGACGACGCGCTGTCCAAAGCCCGCTTCGAGTTCCGCTGGGAGGATCAGTTCAACCTGTCCCTGGATCCCGACACCGCCCGGGAGTTCCACGACGAGACCCTTCCCGCCGCGCCCGCCAAGACCGCGCACTTCTGTTCCATGTGCGGTCCGAAGTTCTGCTCGATGCGGATCACGCAGGACATCCGCGACGCGATGGCCGAGAAGTCGCAGGAGTTCGCCGACCACGGCAACCGCGTCTACCTCCCCTTGGCAGAATCGACACCGTGA
- the thiD gene encoding bifunctional hydroxymethylpyrimidine kinase/phosphomethylpyrimidine kinase, translating into MNLLPLTPPTQTPLRVMTIAGSDSGGGAGIQADLRTFAMLGIHGCVAMTAVTVQNSLGVKAFHELPTDIVADQISAVTSDIGIQAAKTGMLASSEIIGAVAETWRSEGLAGQVPLVVDPVCASMHGDPLLHPSALDSVRNELFPLATLVTPNLDEVRLLVDIDVVDEKSQREAARALHALGPQWALVKGGHLRSSKMSPDLLFDGTDFHEYEKPRVPTPHDHGAGDTLAAATASALAHGFSVPDAVEFGKSWVTECLRAAYPLGAGHGPVSALFRLQVSP; encoded by the coding sequence GTGAACCTGTTACCGCTCACCCCGCCGACGCAGACGCCGCTGCGGGTCATGACCATCGCCGGGTCGGACTCCGGAGGTGGCGCAGGCATTCAGGCCGACCTGCGCACCTTCGCCATGCTCGGGATCCACGGCTGCGTCGCGATGACGGCGGTGACGGTCCAGAACTCGTTGGGCGTCAAAGCCTTTCACGAGCTCCCGACCGACATTGTGGCCGATCAGATCAGCGCGGTGACCTCGGACATCGGCATCCAGGCCGCCAAGACCGGGATGCTCGCCTCCTCGGAGATCATCGGGGCCGTCGCCGAGACCTGGCGCTCGGAGGGGTTGGCCGGACAGGTCCCGCTGGTCGTGGACCCGGTGTGCGCATCGATGCATGGTGATCCCCTGTTGCACCCGTCGGCCCTGGATTCGGTGCGCAACGAACTGTTTCCGCTGGCCACCCTGGTCACGCCGAACCTCGACGAGGTCCGCCTGCTCGTCGACATCGACGTCGTCGACGAGAAGTCGCAGCGCGAGGCCGCACGCGCCCTGCACGCCCTGGGCCCGCAGTGGGCGCTGGTCAAGGGCGGACATCTGCGGTCCTCGAAGATGAGCCCTGACCTGCTGTTCGACGGCACGGACTTCCACGAGTACGAAAAACCACGCGTGCCCACGCCCCACGACCACGGCGCCGGTGACACCCTGGCGGCGGCGACGGCCTCGGCGCTGGCGCACGGTTTTTCGGTGCCGGATGCGGTGGAGTTCGGCAAATCGTGGGTCACCGAATGCCTCCGCGCGGCCTACCCGCTTGGCGCGGGCCACGGCCCGGTGTCGGCACTGTTCCGCCTGCAGGTCTCGCCGTGA
- a CDS encoding alpha/beta hydrolase family protein, which yields MDLEAIAGVAHEPDGTPQGTVVLTHGAGGNRESPMLIRLCDEWASRGWLAVRYNLPYRRRRPKGPPSGSAKADQAGVAEAVEAARALGGPVIAGGHSYGGRMTSMAVAEGAHVDVLTLFSYPLHPPGKPERARTEHLPAITVPTVFTHGTSDPFGTIDELRTAAELVTGPTEIVEITGGRHDLGSKTLDVPAVAVDAALKLFHLTLE from the coding sequence ATCGACCTCGAGGCCATCGCGGGTGTTGCGCACGAACCCGACGGCACGCCGCAGGGCACCGTGGTGTTGACCCACGGCGCAGGCGGCAACCGGGAGTCGCCGATGCTCATCCGCCTCTGCGACGAGTGGGCCAGTCGCGGGTGGCTCGCGGTGCGCTACAACCTGCCCTACCGGCGCCGTCGCCCCAAGGGCCCGCCGTCGGGGTCGGCCAAGGCCGATCAGGCCGGCGTCGCCGAGGCTGTTGAGGCGGCACGCGCGCTGGGCGGTCCCGTGATCGCCGGCGGGCACTCCTACGGCGGACGGATGACGTCCATGGCCGTCGCCGAGGGCGCGCACGTCGACGTCCTGACGCTGTTCTCGTACCCGCTGCACCCGCCCGGCAAGCCCGAGCGCGCCCGCACCGAACACCTGCCCGCCATCACGGTCCCGACGGTGTTCACACACGGCACGTCCGATCCGTTCGGCACCATCGACGAACTCCGGACCGCGGCCGAGCTGGTCACCGGCCCGACCGAGATCGTCGAGATCACCGGCGGGCGGCACGATCTGGGCTCCAAGACACTCGACGTCCCCGCGGTCGCGGTCGACGCGGCCCTCAAACTCTTCCATCTTACTCTCGAGTAA
- a CDS encoding TetR/AcrR family transcriptional regulator → MPTSRTASTDGVRRRPKDRKAQIARVAAEAFSARGYHAVGMDDIAAVLDISATALYRHYANKYDMFRAAVLTLGQQLVDATNFCDEPSPDPDDEDTARLQARIVDSIVDVALASRDSAGLYRWEGRYLEGDDQAALMAQIRLVNRRIQIPLQRRRPALTSSERWTLSSAAMSVMGSIADHRAKLPAPQIKELMQQLVGAVLEAELPTAAEAAEQPSVSPRPIAETATVGRYEAVLQQSLLLFDKQGYHETGMGQIAAAVGIPTSAIYRYFSGKQDILAAVFRRAADRVSGELTSVLAGVTDPREALQRLIEAYVASAFAYPELSYVYYTERVNLGVADQEMLRNVQRSTVGSWARLLVEARPEFSSAQARFVVHAAMALVIDLGRLVSYQDSAHAQACVRRMMHVTLGVESR, encoded by the coding sequence GTGCCGACATCGCGAACCGCTTCGACCGATGGTGTTCGTCGGCGCCCCAAGGACCGAAAAGCCCAGATCGCCAGGGTTGCGGCGGAGGCGTTCAGCGCGCGCGGCTACCACGCGGTGGGCATGGATGACATCGCCGCGGTGCTCGACATCTCGGCCACGGCGCTCTATCGGCACTACGCCAACAAGTACGACATGTTTCGCGCGGCGGTGCTCACGCTCGGGCAGCAACTGGTGGACGCCACGAACTTCTGCGACGAGCCCTCCCCGGACCCCGACGATGAGGACACCGCCCGACTTCAGGCCCGCATCGTCGACTCCATCGTCGACGTGGCGTTGGCCAGTCGGGACTCCGCGGGACTGTACCGCTGGGAGGGTCGCTACCTCGAGGGTGACGATCAGGCCGCCCTGATGGCGCAGATCCGGCTGGTCAACCGTCGGATACAGATTCCGTTGCAGCGGCGCAGGCCGGCGCTGACGTCGTCGGAGCGGTGGACGCTGTCGTCGGCCGCGATGAGCGTCATGGGCAGCATCGCCGACCACCGCGCCAAACTGCCCGCGCCGCAGATCAAGGAGCTCATGCAGCAACTCGTGGGGGCCGTGCTGGAGGCCGAACTGCCCACCGCTGCGGAGGCCGCGGAACAGCCGAGCGTGTCACCTCGGCCAATCGCCGAGACCGCCACCGTCGGCCGGTACGAGGCCGTGCTTCAACAGTCGCTGCTGCTGTTCGACAAGCAGGGGTATCACGAGACCGGGATGGGCCAGATCGCCGCCGCGGTGGGGATTCCGACGTCGGCGATCTATCGCTACTTCTCCGGCAAGCAGGACATCCTGGCCGCGGTGTTTCGGCGTGCCGCCGACCGCGTGTCGGGTGAGCTGACTTCGGTGCTGGCTGGCGTCACCGACCCGCGTGAGGCGCTGCAGCGGTTGATCGAGGCGTACGTGGCCAGCGCCTTCGCCTATCCCGAGCTGTCCTATGTGTATTACACCGAGCGCGTGAACCTGGGCGTCGCCGATCAGGAGATGCTCCGCAATGTGCAGCGCTCGACCGTCGGGTCATGGGCCCGACTGCTCGTCGAGGCCCGCCCGGAGTTCTCCAGCGCGCAGGCCCGCTTCGTCGTGCACGCCGCGATGGCGCTCGTGATCGACCTCGGCAGGCTGGTGTCCTACCAGGATTCCGCGCATGCCCAGGCGTGCGTGCGCCGCATGATGCACGTGACCCTGGGCGTCGAGTCGCGCTAG
- a CDS encoding oxygenase MpaB family protein has protein sequence MSAPALSTSDTRITITRRTARWDDREVTVADAMDFWSFAAGAANVVMQLALPGVGHGVAESVVESGSLMHHPWKRARTTFSYLAVAILGTQEDKSAYREAVNGAHRQVRSTPGSPVQYNAFDRDLQMWVAACLFVGLEDTYQLLRGQLTPQAAEDFYRSAFPLGTTLQVTEDQWPPTRAGFDDYWNSACARVSMDDTVRDYLTDLINLRMITPLLRPGYVPLLKFLTTGFLAPVFRDALGVTWTARRQKWFERLFLFVALVNRFLPKFIRQGGSQLLLTDIRIRVRRGKRLI, from the coding sequence ATGAGCGCGCCCGCACTGTCCACGTCCGACACCCGCATCACCATCACGCGGCGCACCGCGCGGTGGGACGACCGCGAGGTGACGGTCGCCGACGCCATGGACTTCTGGTCGTTCGCGGCGGGGGCGGCCAACGTGGTCATGCAGTTGGCGCTGCCCGGCGTCGGGCACGGCGTGGCGGAGAGCGTGGTGGAGTCCGGCAGCCTCATGCACCATCCGTGGAAACGGGCCCGGACGACGTTCAGCTATCTGGCGGTGGCGATCCTGGGCACCCAGGAGGACAAGTCCGCATACCGCGAGGCCGTCAACGGCGCGCACCGGCAGGTCAGGTCCACCCCCGGGAGCCCGGTGCAGTACAACGCGTTCGACCGGGATCTCCAGATGTGGGTTGCGGCATGCCTTTTCGTGGGCCTCGAGGACACCTATCAGCTGCTGCGCGGCCAGTTGACGCCGCAGGCCGCCGAGGATTTCTACCGATCGGCCTTCCCCCTGGGGACCACGCTTCAGGTGACCGAGGACCAGTGGCCGCCCACCCGCGCAGGCTTCGACGACTACTGGAACTCCGCGTGTGCGCGGGTGTCGATGGACGACACCGTCCGGGACTATCTCACCGACCTCATCAATCTGCGCATGATCACACCCCTGCTGCGGCCGGGATACGTCCCCCTGCTGAAGTTCCTGACGACGGGTTTTCTGGCGCCGGTGTTCCGCGACGCGCTGGGCGTGACGTGGACGGCCCGCAGGCAGAAGTGGTTCGAGCGCCTGTTCCTGTTCGTCGCGCTGGTGAATCGGTTCCTGCCCAAGTTCATTCGCCAGGGCGGCAGTCAACTGTTGCTGACGGACATCCGCATCAGGGTGCGACGCGGAAAGAGGTTGATCTGA
- a CDS encoding TetR/AcrR family transcriptional regulator, with the protein MEVKSSPRRTQAQRTATTRACLLSAARELFATRGFADVSTQQIVEAAGVTRGALYHQFADKADLFTAVYEQVEEQLVADVGAGIAAREPAGPSAAMRVGARLFLECCSAPEVQQIVLVDAPTVLGWDRWREMGVKYGLGVIEGMLAAAVAEGEIPATPLRPTAHVLLGALDEAALYVSRAADPERALEEMYEVCDRIIAGIAG; encoded by the coding sequence ATGGAAGTCAAGAGCTCACCTCGTCGTACCCAGGCGCAGCGCACCGCGACCACTCGCGCGTGCCTGCTTTCCGCGGCCCGCGAACTGTTCGCCACCAGGGGTTTTGCGGACGTGTCCACGCAGCAGATCGTTGAGGCCGCAGGCGTGACGCGCGGTGCGCTCTACCACCAGTTCGCGGACAAGGCCGACCTGTTCACGGCGGTCTACGAGCAGGTCGAGGAGCAGTTGGTGGCCGACGTCGGCGCCGGCATCGCCGCACGCGAACCGGCGGGGCCGTCGGCGGCGATGCGGGTGGGCGCCCGGCTGTTCCTCGAGTGCTGTTCGGCGCCCGAGGTGCAGCAGATCGTCCTCGTGGACGCGCCCACCGTGCTGGGGTGGGACCGGTGGCGCGAGATGGGCGTCAAGTACGGGCTCGGTGTCATCGAGGGCATGCTCGCCGCGGCCGTCGCCGAGGGCGAGATTCCCGCTACGCCCCTGCGCCCCACCGCGCACGTGCTGCTCGGCGCGCTCGATGAGGCCGCGCTCTACGTGTCGCGGGCCGCCGATCCTGAGCGTGCGCTCGAGGAGATGTACGAGGTCTGCGACCGGATCATTGCTGGGATCGCGGGCTGA
- a CDS encoding alpha/beta fold hydrolase: MPHVTLQQCRIDYLDLGPIDSPHPPVVFVHGMIVDERLWSKVANALAERGHRCLMPRLPLGSHTTPVTDRSALTPLALAGIIGDFIAALDLHDVTLVGNDTGGGLCQFLIDANPERIGRLVLTNCDAFEAFPPFPFDAVFAMLRGPRTISALFNLMRLRPLRHSPAGYGMLATHADRDLTASWLVPARTDPRIAGDLAAMARGIAATDLTHVAPRLHRFTKPVRLVWGSADRFFTPALGRRLAAVFPNSAITEVPGARTFVPLDNPGAVIDAITALAESPAAP; encoded by the coding sequence ATGCCACACGTCACGTTGCAGCAGTGCCGGATCGACTACCTCGACCTGGGACCCATCGACTCTCCCCACCCGCCCGTCGTGTTCGTGCACGGCATGATCGTCGACGAACGACTGTGGTCGAAGGTCGCGAACGCCCTGGCAGAACGCGGTCACCGCTGCCTGATGCCCCGCCTGCCCCTCGGCTCGCACACCACGCCCGTCACCGACCGCTCGGCCCTGACCCCACTTGCCCTGGCCGGAATCATCGGAGACTTCATCGCGGCCCTGGACCTCCACGACGTCACGCTGGTGGGAAACGACACCGGCGGCGGCCTGTGCCAGTTCCTGATCGACGCCAACCCCGAACGCATCGGCAGGCTCGTGCTGACCAACTGCGATGCCTTCGAGGCGTTCCCGCCGTTCCCGTTCGACGCCGTCTTCGCGATGCTGCGCGGGCCGCGGACGATCTCCGCACTGTTCAACCTGATGCGACTGCGTCCGCTGCGGCACTCCCCCGCGGGTTACGGCATGCTCGCGACGCACGCCGACCGCGATCTCACGGCGTCCTGGCTGGTGCCGGCCCGCACCGACCCGCGCATCGCAGGCGATCTGGCGGCCATGGCGCGCGGCATCGCGGCCACCGACCTGACCCACGTCGCGCCGCGCCTGCACCGGTTCACCAAACCCGTACGCCTGGTGTGGGGTTCGGCCGACAGGTTCTTCACGCCCGCCCTGGGCCGCCGCCTGGCCGCGGTGTTCCCCAACTCGGCGATCACCGAGGTGCCGGGTGCGCGGACGTTCGTTCCGCTGGACAACCCAGGCGCGGTGATCGACGCCATCACCGCACTGGCGGAGTCACCCGCCGCACCCTGA